Proteins encoded in a region of the Piliocolobus tephrosceles isolate RC106 chromosome 18, ASM277652v3, whole genome shotgun sequence genome:
- the NARS1 gene encoding asparagine--tRNA ligase, cytoplasmic isoform X1 yields MSLEVTRATAGMVLAELYVSDREGSDATGDGTKEKPFKTGLKALMTVGKEPFPTIYVDSQKENERWNVISKSQLKNIKKMWHREQMKSESREKKEAEDSLRREKNLEEAKKITIKNDPGLPEPKCVKISALEGYRGQRVKVFGWVHRLRRQGKNLMFLVLRDGTGYLQCVLADELCQCYNGVLLSTESSVAVYGMLNLTPKGKQAPGGHELSCDFWELIGLAPAGGADNLINEESDVDVQLNNRHMMIRGENMSKILKARSMVTRCFRDHFFDRGYYEVTPPSLVQTQVEGGATLFKLDYFGEEAFLTQSSQLYLETCLPALGDVFCIAQSYRAEQSRTRRHLAEYTHVEAECPFLTFDDLLNRLEDLICDVVDRILKSPAGSIVYELNPNFQPPKRPFKRMNYSDAIIWLKEHDIKKEDGTFYEFGEDIPEAPERLMTDTINEPILLCRFPVEIKSFYMQRCPEDSRLTESVDVLMPNVGEIVGGSMRTCDAEEIMAGYKREGIDPAPYYWYTDQRKYGTCPHGGYGLGLERFLTWILNRYHIRDVCLYPRFVQRCTP; encoded by the exons ATGTCATTGGAGGTGACCAGGGCCACTGCAGGCATGGTGCTAG CAGAGCTGTACGTCTCTGACCGAGAGGGAAGCGATGCCACAGGAGATGGAACCAAGGAGAAACCATTTAAAACTGGTCTAAAG GCTTTGATGACAGTAGGAAAAGAACCATTTCCTACCATTTACGTAgattcacaaaaagaaaatgagaggtgGAATGTTATTTCTAAATCACAGTTGAAGAACATTAAAAAGATGTGGCATAGGGAACAAATGAAGAGTGAATCCCGGGAAAAGAAAGAG GCAGAAGATAGTTTACGAAGAGAAAAGAACCTGGAAGAAGCAAAGAAGATTACCATTAAAAACGATCCAGGTCTCCCAGAGCCAAAATGT GTGAAGATTAGTGCATTAGAAGGATATAGAGGCCAAAGAGTAAAGGTGTTTGGCTGGGTCCACAGGCTGCGTAGGCAAG gAAAGAATTTAATGTTTCTGGTGTTGCGAGATGGTACGGGTTATCTTCAGTGTGTCTTGGCGGATGAgttg TGTCAGTGCTACAATGGAGTACTGTTGTCCACGGAGAGCAGTGTTGCAGTGTATGGAATGCTAAATCTTACCCCAAAGGGCAAGCAG gctcCAGGTGGCCATGAGCTGAGTTGTGACTTCTGGGAGCTGATTGGGTTGGCCCCTGCTGGAGGAGCTGACAACCTGATCAATGAGGAGTCTGATGTTGACGTCCAGCTCAACAACAGACACATGATGATCCGAGGAGAAAACATGTCCAAAATCCTAAAAGCGCGATCCATGGTCACCAGGTGCTTTAGAGATCACTTCTTTGATAGGGGATACTATGAA GTTACTCCTCCATCATTAGTGCAAACACAAGTAGAAGGTGGTGCCACACTCTTCAAGCTTGACTAttttggagaagaggcattttTGACTCAATCCTCTCAGTTGTACTTGGAGACCTGCCTCCCAGCCCTGGGAGATGTTTTTTGTATTGCGCAGTCATACCGGGCAGAGCAGTCCAGAACACGAAGGCACCTGGCTGA GTACACTCACGTGGAAGCCGAGTGTCCTTTCCTGACCTTTGACGACCTCCTGAACCGGTTGGAGGACTTGATTTGTGATGTGGTAGATCGAATATTGAAGTCACCTGCAGGGAGCATAGTGTATGAGCTCAACCCG AACTTTCAGCCCCCCAAACGGCCTTTCAAACGGATGAACTATTCAGATGCTATCATTTGGCTAAAAGAACAtgatataaagaaagaagatgGAACTTTCTATGAATTTGGAGAA GATATCCCAGAAGCTCCTGAGAGACTGATGACAGACACCATTAATGAACCAATCTTGCTGTGTCGATTTCCTGTGGAGATCAAGTCCTTTTACATGCAGCGATGTCCTGAGGATTCCCGTCTTACTGAATCT GTCGACGTGTTGATGCCCAATGTTGGTGAGATTGTGGGAGGCTCAATGCGTACCTGCGATGCTGAAGAAATAATGGCAGGTTATAAAAGGGAAGGGATTGACCCTGCTCCCTATTACTGGTATACAGATCAG agaaaatatGGCACGTGTCCACATGGAGGATATGGTTTGGGCTTGGAACGATTCTTAACATGGATTCTGAATAGGTATCACATCCGAGACGTGTGCTTATATCCTCGATTTGTCCAGCGCTGCACGCCATAA
- the NARS1 gene encoding asparagine--tRNA ligase, cytoplasmic isoform X2 codes for MSLEVTRATAGMVLELYVSDREGSDATGDGTKEKPFKTGLKALMTVGKEPFPTIYVDSQKENERWNVISKSQLKNIKKMWHREQMKSESREKKEAEDSLRREKNLEEAKKITIKNDPGLPEPKCVKISALEGYRGQRVKVFGWVHRLRRQGKNLMFLVLRDGTGYLQCVLADELCQCYNGVLLSTESSVAVYGMLNLTPKGKQAPGGHELSCDFWELIGLAPAGGADNLINEESDVDVQLNNRHMMIRGENMSKILKARSMVTRCFRDHFFDRGYYEVTPPSLVQTQVEGGATLFKLDYFGEEAFLTQSSQLYLETCLPALGDVFCIAQSYRAEQSRTRRHLAEYTHVEAECPFLTFDDLLNRLEDLICDVVDRILKSPAGSIVYELNPNFQPPKRPFKRMNYSDAIIWLKEHDIKKEDGTFYEFGEDIPEAPERLMTDTINEPILLCRFPVEIKSFYMQRCPEDSRLTESVDVLMPNVGEIVGGSMRTCDAEEIMAGYKREGIDPAPYYWYTDQRKYGTCPHGGYGLGLERFLTWILNRYHIRDVCLYPRFVQRCTP; via the exons ATGTCATTGGAGGTGACCAGGGCCACTGCAGGCATGGTGCTAG AGCTGTACGTCTCTGACCGAGAGGGAAGCGATGCCACAGGAGATGGAACCAAGGAGAAACCATTTAAAACTGGTCTAAAG GCTTTGATGACAGTAGGAAAAGAACCATTTCCTACCATTTACGTAgattcacaaaaagaaaatgagaggtgGAATGTTATTTCTAAATCACAGTTGAAGAACATTAAAAAGATGTGGCATAGGGAACAAATGAAGAGTGAATCCCGGGAAAAGAAAGAG GCAGAAGATAGTTTACGAAGAGAAAAGAACCTGGAAGAAGCAAAGAAGATTACCATTAAAAACGATCCAGGTCTCCCAGAGCCAAAATGT GTGAAGATTAGTGCATTAGAAGGATATAGAGGCCAAAGAGTAAAGGTGTTTGGCTGGGTCCACAGGCTGCGTAGGCAAG gAAAGAATTTAATGTTTCTGGTGTTGCGAGATGGTACGGGTTATCTTCAGTGTGTCTTGGCGGATGAgttg TGTCAGTGCTACAATGGAGTACTGTTGTCCACGGAGAGCAGTGTTGCAGTGTATGGAATGCTAAATCTTACCCCAAAGGGCAAGCAG gctcCAGGTGGCCATGAGCTGAGTTGTGACTTCTGGGAGCTGATTGGGTTGGCCCCTGCTGGAGGAGCTGACAACCTGATCAATGAGGAGTCTGATGTTGACGTCCAGCTCAACAACAGACACATGATGATCCGAGGAGAAAACATGTCCAAAATCCTAAAAGCGCGATCCATGGTCACCAGGTGCTTTAGAGATCACTTCTTTGATAGGGGATACTATGAA GTTACTCCTCCATCATTAGTGCAAACACAAGTAGAAGGTGGTGCCACACTCTTCAAGCTTGACTAttttggagaagaggcattttTGACTCAATCCTCTCAGTTGTACTTGGAGACCTGCCTCCCAGCCCTGGGAGATGTTTTTTGTATTGCGCAGTCATACCGGGCAGAGCAGTCCAGAACACGAAGGCACCTGGCTGA GTACACTCACGTGGAAGCCGAGTGTCCTTTCCTGACCTTTGACGACCTCCTGAACCGGTTGGAGGACTTGATTTGTGATGTGGTAGATCGAATATTGAAGTCACCTGCAGGGAGCATAGTGTATGAGCTCAACCCG AACTTTCAGCCCCCCAAACGGCCTTTCAAACGGATGAACTATTCAGATGCTATCATTTGGCTAAAAGAACAtgatataaagaaagaagatgGAACTTTCTATGAATTTGGAGAA GATATCCCAGAAGCTCCTGAGAGACTGATGACAGACACCATTAATGAACCAATCTTGCTGTGTCGATTTCCTGTGGAGATCAAGTCCTTTTACATGCAGCGATGTCCTGAGGATTCCCGTCTTACTGAATCT GTCGACGTGTTGATGCCCAATGTTGGTGAGATTGTGGGAGGCTCAATGCGTACCTGCGATGCTGAAGAAATAATGGCAGGTTATAAAAGGGAAGGGATTGACCCTGCTCCCTATTACTGGTATACAGATCAG agaaaatatGGCACGTGTCCACATGGAGGATATGGTTTGGGCTTGGAACGATTCTTAACATGGATTCTGAATAGGTATCACATCCGAGACGTGTGCTTATATCCTCGATTTGTCCAGCGCTGCACGCCATAA
- the NARS1 gene encoding asparagine--tRNA ligase, cytoplasmic isoform X3, producing MTVGKEPFPTIYVDSQKENERWNVISKSQLKNIKKMWHREQMKSESREKKEAEDSLRREKNLEEAKKITIKNDPGLPEPKCVKISALEGYRGQRVKVFGWVHRLRRQGKNLMFLVLRDGTGYLQCVLADELCQCYNGVLLSTESSVAVYGMLNLTPKGKQAPGGHELSCDFWELIGLAPAGGADNLINEESDVDVQLNNRHMMIRGENMSKILKARSMVTRCFRDHFFDRGYYEVTPPSLVQTQVEGGATLFKLDYFGEEAFLTQSSQLYLETCLPALGDVFCIAQSYRAEQSRTRRHLAEYTHVEAECPFLTFDDLLNRLEDLICDVVDRILKSPAGSIVYELNPNFQPPKRPFKRMNYSDAIIWLKEHDIKKEDGTFYEFGEDIPEAPERLMTDTINEPILLCRFPVEIKSFYMQRCPEDSRLTESVDVLMPNVGEIVGGSMRTCDAEEIMAGYKREGIDPAPYYWYTDQRKYGTCPHGGYGLGLERFLTWILNRYHIRDVCLYPRFVQRCTP from the exons ATGACAGTAGGAAAAGAACCATTTCCTACCATTTACGTAgattcacaaaaagaaaatgagaggtgGAATGTTATTTCTAAATCACAGTTGAAGAACATTAAAAAGATGTGGCATAGGGAACAAATGAAGAGTGAATCCCGGGAAAAGAAAGAG GCAGAAGATAGTTTACGAAGAGAAAAGAACCTGGAAGAAGCAAAGAAGATTACCATTAAAAACGATCCAGGTCTCCCAGAGCCAAAATGT GTGAAGATTAGTGCATTAGAAGGATATAGAGGCCAAAGAGTAAAGGTGTTTGGCTGGGTCCACAGGCTGCGTAGGCAAG gAAAGAATTTAATGTTTCTGGTGTTGCGAGATGGTACGGGTTATCTTCAGTGTGTCTTGGCGGATGAgttg TGTCAGTGCTACAATGGAGTACTGTTGTCCACGGAGAGCAGTGTTGCAGTGTATGGAATGCTAAATCTTACCCCAAAGGGCAAGCAG gctcCAGGTGGCCATGAGCTGAGTTGTGACTTCTGGGAGCTGATTGGGTTGGCCCCTGCTGGAGGAGCTGACAACCTGATCAATGAGGAGTCTGATGTTGACGTCCAGCTCAACAACAGACACATGATGATCCGAGGAGAAAACATGTCCAAAATCCTAAAAGCGCGATCCATGGTCACCAGGTGCTTTAGAGATCACTTCTTTGATAGGGGATACTATGAA GTTACTCCTCCATCATTAGTGCAAACACAAGTAGAAGGTGGTGCCACACTCTTCAAGCTTGACTAttttggagaagaggcattttTGACTCAATCCTCTCAGTTGTACTTGGAGACCTGCCTCCCAGCCCTGGGAGATGTTTTTTGTATTGCGCAGTCATACCGGGCAGAGCAGTCCAGAACACGAAGGCACCTGGCTGA GTACACTCACGTGGAAGCCGAGTGTCCTTTCCTGACCTTTGACGACCTCCTGAACCGGTTGGAGGACTTGATTTGTGATGTGGTAGATCGAATATTGAAGTCACCTGCAGGGAGCATAGTGTATGAGCTCAACCCG AACTTTCAGCCCCCCAAACGGCCTTTCAAACGGATGAACTATTCAGATGCTATCATTTGGCTAAAAGAACAtgatataaagaaagaagatgGAACTTTCTATGAATTTGGAGAA GATATCCCAGAAGCTCCTGAGAGACTGATGACAGACACCATTAATGAACCAATCTTGCTGTGTCGATTTCCTGTGGAGATCAAGTCCTTTTACATGCAGCGATGTCCTGAGGATTCCCGTCTTACTGAATCT GTCGACGTGTTGATGCCCAATGTTGGTGAGATTGTGGGAGGCTCAATGCGTACCTGCGATGCTGAAGAAATAATGGCAGGTTATAAAAGGGAAGGGATTGACCCTGCTCCCTATTACTGGTATACAGATCAG agaaaatatGGCACGTGTCCACATGGAGGATATGGTTTGGGCTTGGAACGATTCTTAACATGGATTCTGAATAGGTATCACATCCGAGACGTGTGCTTATATCCTCGATTTGTCCAGCGCTGCACGCCATAA